ttattattatttataaatgatacttctaatttaataatatgtatcataaatttgaaaaattagtacatatttttatttttttcagaaaaaaatatggGCTCATGGTACGGTCTAGAATAATAatagtgtttgatattataatgtaatcatagttttgagatttattgatttttttttaattttaaattaatttttttatatttttagattattttcatatactaatataaaaaataattttttaaaataaattatttttaaaataaaaatattttaaaaacaatttctatcaaagcattaaaatataaagatagacGGAACGATATCTCTTGATACACAGAAGAAAAGTAGCTACTTCTCCATTATTGCAGTGCCGTATCAACTGTCAGAAGTGACACACGGACTCACTtcgaaaaaattaataatatatgtaaaaataaaaacagcttAAAAATGGCAGCCTTGTTCACTTCACATTGTGCAAACAACGAAGACGCACCTTTTACTTCTCATTCACTTCCTATAAATGCCCTCAaaatctttccttttcaatcTAAATTTTTCAACTGCCAAAGCCTGCTACCTATCAGAAAAACCACCCAAGTGAGTAGTAATTCAATGGAATCTTATGGCCAACAAGTGATTCTGATCACTGGTTGCACTCAAGGAGGTATAGGCCATGCCTTGGCTCGTGAATTTGCTAACAACAACTGCCTTGTTGTGGCCACAGCCAGGTCTTTGATTTCCATGAGAGACCTTGATCAAGATAAGAGATTTTATCTCCAAGAATTGGATGTTTTGTCAGATGAAAGTGTGCAGCATGTTGTGTCAAACGTTGTTGAAAGATATGGTAGAGTGGATATCTTGGTTAACAATGCTGGAATTCAATGTGTTGGCCCTCTTGCTGAGGTTCCTTTATCTGCTATGCAAAACACTTTCAATACCAATGTCTATGgtaatcttcttcttctcatctAGTTCTCCTCTTGTTTGTTTCATTAATCTGTGtttcttttgatgttttcttCTTATGCCTTTTTGCCCTTTTCACTGTTTTGCTCTTTTTTGAATTGATGTGTGCATCTGGATTTCGTTTACTGTTTTCGTCACCCCCTTTGTCTAAATTGCTGGGTTTCTCTGTCTTGATTTGTTTATACGCCATTTTGTAAATGGGACTTTGGAGTTCTTGTTAGGTTCCAGACTGTGCAAAACATAAATACTCTTAACATATATAGTTAATCATGAGAAGCAAGGAATCTTGGGTGTTTCCTCTAGAAATGTATCTTAATAGAGGTCCCCTCTCTCTCTAATTCTTATGGTGCAGATTGATAGGAGTCATGATAGCTAAGATGGTTTTGAATATTTGGTTTGTGATTTGT
This Populus alba chromosome 7, ASM523922v2, whole genome shotgun sequence DNA region includes the following protein-coding sequences:
- the LOC118043540 gene encoding short-chain dehydrogenase RED1; amino-acid sequence: MAALFTSHCANNEDAPFTSHSLPINALKIFPFQSKFFNCQSLLPIRKTTQVSSNSMESYGQQVILITGCTQGGIGHALAREFANNNCLVVATARSLISMRDLDQDKRFYLQELDVLSDESVQHVVSNVVERYGRVDILVNNAGIQCVGPLAEVPLSAMQNTFNTNVYGTMRLVQAVVPHMASSKKGKIVNVGSVTVMAPVPWAGVYTATKAALHSLTDTLRLELRPLGIGVINVVPGAIKSNIGNSAVASYNQMPEWKLYRPFEEAIRERAHLSQGLKATPTEEFAKKTVAAVLKENPPAWFSIGQFSTVMSIMYHLPLSVKDFILRRKFNC